In the genome of Coffea eugenioides isolate CCC68of unplaced genomic scaffold, Ceug_1.0 ScVebR1_434;HRSCAF=1111, whole genome shotgun sequence, one region contains:
- the LOC113758251 gene encoding subtilisin-like protease SBT1.5, with the protein MAISSNLPLLPAALFLLLLPTSSVLATERERKTFIVRVRPDAKPSIFPTHQHWYESSLTSLLSSHHSTAATATSPPPPPPPLLLHTYSTVFHGFSAQLTVSQAHALHSFPGILAVIPEQVRQLHTTRSPQFLGLKTSDSAGLLKESDFGSDLVIAVIDTGIWPERKSFDDRDLGPVPPKWKGACVPGRDFLATSCNRKLIGARYFSNGYEATNGKMNETTEYRSPRDSDGHGTHTASIAAGRYVFPASTLGYARGVAAGMSPKARLAAYKVCWNSGCLTLLARVPKGLSLTLKPSRRTFLGFSPPFGDAI; encoded by the coding sequence ATGGCCATCTCTTCCAATCTTCCTCTCCTCCCTGCTGCACTGTTTCTCTTACTCCTCCCAACATCATCTGTCTTAGCCACTGAAAGAGAGCGCAAGACCTTCATCGTACGAGTTCGCCCTGATGCTAAGCCTTCCATCTTCCCCACTCACCAGCACTGGTACGAGTCCTCCCTCACCTCTCTCCTCTCATCTCATCATTCCACCGCTGCTACTGCCACTTCCcctccccctcctcctcctcctcttcttctccaCACCTACAGCACCGTCTTCCACGGCTTCTCTGCTCAGCTCACTGTTTCCCAAGCTCACGCCCTTCATTCCTTCCCCGGCATTCTCGCTGTTATTCCCGAGCAAGTCAGGCAACTTCATACCACGCGATCCCCTCAATTTCTCGGCCTTAAGACCTCCGACAGCGCCGGCTTGCTCAAGGAGTCCGATTTCGGCTCCGATCTTGTCATCGCTGTTATTGATACTGGGATATGGCCCGAGAGGAAATCCTTCGACGATCGGGACCTTGGCCCCGTTCCCCCCAAGTGGAAAGGCGCCTGCGTCCCCGGGAGGGACTTTCTGGCCACTTCCTGCAACAGGAAATTGATCGGAGCTAGGTACTTCAGCAATGGCTACGAGGCCACCAACGGGAAGATGAACGAGACCACCGAGTATCGCTCGCCCAGGGATTCAGACGGCCATGGCACCCACACCGCTTCCATTGCCGCCGGCAGGTACGTCTTTCCTGCGTCAACTCTGGGGTACGCTCGCGGCGTGGCTGCTGGGATGTCCCCCAAAGCTCGCTTAGCTGCGTATAAAGTTTGTTGGAACTCCGGCTGCTTGACCCTTCTGGCAAGAGTTCCGAAAGGCCTGAGCTTGACCTTGAAACCCTCCAGAAGAACATTTCTGGGATTTTCGCCACCATTCGGGGATgcaatttag
- the LOC113758250 gene encoding uncharacterized protein LOC113758250, protein MDKTWMQKNRRSKEYWDGLQKFLDYAFQNSSINGMILCPCKECKCGVCITRENAELHLKVYGFVKGYTHWAAHGEFVYSSAPKPTSYDISHGVRDELDDMHGLVHDAMGIPEQDYTRIDGTEYKSQLPNVEAEKFYNLIDNSNKELYSGCKRFSKLSFMIRLLHLKCLGKLSNKIFDMLLDLLKEAFPDAMDGLPKSYYEAEKLMKELGLGYDKYDACPNDCTLYWGVDARRKHCETCKESRWVKSENDPTGEGRKIPHKVLWHFPLKHRLQRLFMSSKIAGHMRWHAEGRTKDGNMRHPADSPSWQTFDFHHPEFSQDSRNVRLGLASDGFNPFKNMSSTHSTWPVILMPYNLPPWMCMKQSNFMLSLLIPGPFAPGNNIDIYLKPLIAELKELWDVGVNTYDASRKENFQLRAALLWTISDFPGYAILSGWSTKGKLACPVCHKYTSSQHLQNWGKYCYMGHRRYLEMNHPFRKDAKSFNGAVEYGKPPGRLMGSTILDELAGYSIKLGKTVSDNPELPFNWKKLSIFFDLPYWKDNMIRHNLDVMHIEKNISEIIVATLLNLEKTKDNKKSRLDLSDMGIRSELHPIEKGNGRSVLPPACFTMKKKEKEIFCKVLKGIKVPDGYAANISRCVKVKPPKISGLKSHDYHILMQQLLPIALRRTLSKAVRSPLIKLSRYFRKLCSKVLDPADLVHLEKEIGIILCQLERIFPPSFFNVMVHLAVHLVSEAKIGGPVHYRWMYPIERYLGTLKSYVRNRSRPEGCIAEGQHHKMVKEQNPCAGKHVIERIHCENFADWFSDHVKQIQVADGVDISKDLKLLARGPNNVGRTYQKILVNGFRFHTRQLESQRKTQNSGVLVNATTSSFSSTKDNNPILSDLAYYGILTNILELNYTEGRTVTLFECDWISKGKRLKQDEDGFTLANFKNVKPHPEPYVIATQVSQVFYVEDPLAEGWSVVVATSPRNEFMMDPVCDIEMYLQSTITSTTQMDNENEDIRWVREDDGDEILH, encoded by the exons ATGGATAAAACTTGGATGCAAAAGAATAGACGAAGCAAAGAATATTGGGATGGTTTGCAAAAATTCTTAGATTATGCATTCCAGAATTCAAGTATAAATGGGATGATATTATGTCCATGTAAAGAATGTAAGTGTGGTGTATGTATTACCAGGGAGAATGCAGAACTTCATTTGAAAGTTTATGGTTTTGTTAAAGGATACACCCATTGGGCAGCTCATGGAGAATTTGTTTACTCTAGTGCACCAAAACCTACTTCCTATGATATCTCACATGGGGTACGGGATGAACTTGATGACATGCATGGTTTGGTTcatgatgcaatgggaattccTGAACAAGATTATACAAGGATAGATGGAACTGAATACAAAAGCCAATTGCCCAATGTAGAAGCTGAAAAGTTTTACAATCTAATTGATAATTCTAACAAAGAGCTTTACTCTGGATGTAAAAGATTCTCAAAACTTTCCTTTATGATTCGGTTGCTTCACCTCAAATGCCTTGGTAAACTCAGCAACAAAATTTTTGATATGTTACTTGATTTGTTGAAAGAAGCCTTTCCAGATGCAATGGATGGTTTGCCTAAGTCTTATTATGAAGCTGAAAAGTTAATGAAGGAATTAGGACTTGGGTATGATAAATATGATGCATGTCCGAATGACTGCACTTTATATTGGGGGGTAGATGCAAGAAGAAAGCATTGTGAAACATGTAAAGAATCTAGATGGGTTAAATCTGAAAATGATCCGACTGGTGAGGGAAGAAAAATACCGCATAAGGTTTTATGGCATTTTCCCCTAAAACATAGGTTACAACGCCTATTTATGTCCTCCAAAATTGCAGGCCATATGAGATGGCATGCAGAAGGTCGTACTAAGGATGGTAACATGAGGCACCCTGCTGATTCTCCATCTTGGCAAACATTTGACTTTCATCATCCAGAATTTTCTCAAGATTCTCGTAATGTGAGGTTGGGCCTAGCATCAGATGGATTTAACCCATTCAAAAATATGAGTTCAACTCATAGCACTTGGCCGGTAATATTGATGCCATATAATTTGCCGCCATGGATGTGTATGAAACAATCGAACTTTATGTTGTCATTGTTGATACCCGGTCCATTTGCACCAGGAAATAATATTGATATATATTTAAAACCTCTCATAGCAGAATTAAAGGAATTGTGGGATGTTGGAGTGAATACATATGAtgcatcaagaaaagaaaactttcaACTTCGTGCAGCACTTTTATGGACCATCAGTGACTTTCCAGGTTATGCAATCCTCTCCGGATGGAGCACTAAAGGAAAACTTGCATGTCCTGTATGCCATAAATACACATCTTCACAGCATCTGCAAAATTGGGGAAAATATTGCTATATGGGGCATCGAAGGTACTTGGAAATGAACCATCCATTTCGCAAAGATGCTAAATCTTTCAATGGAGCTGTAGAGTATGGAAAACCACCAGGAAGGTTAATGGGGTCTACAATTTTAGATGAGTTAGCTGGTTATAGTATTAAACTTGGGAAGACAGTTAGTGACAATCCAGAATTGCcatttaattggaaaaaattaaGTATTTTCTTTGATTTGCCCTATTGGAAAGACAATATGATACGTCATAATCTTGACGTTATGCACATTGAGAAGAACATCAGTGAGATCATTGTGGCTACATTGTTGAATCTGGAAAAAACCAAAGATAATAAAAAGTCACGTCTTGACCTTAGTGATATGGGTATAAGATCAGAATTGCATCCCATTGAGAAGGGAAATGGTAGGAGTGTTCTGCCTCCAGCTTGCTTTACaatgaaaaagaaggaaaaggagatattttgcaaagTTTTGAAAGGGATAAAAGTTCCAGATGGCTACGCAGCAAATATTTCTAGATGTGTTAAAGTAAAGCCACCAAAAATTTCTGGATTAAAAAGTCATGATTACCATATTTTGATGCAACAACTTCTCCCAATAGCTCTGCGCAGGACTTTATCAAAAGCAGTTCGCTCTCCTTTGATCAAATTGAGCAGGTATTTTCGCAAGTTGTGCTCCAAAGTTTTGGATCCAGCAGATTTAGTTCATTTGGAAAAAGAGATTGGTATCATACTTTGTCAATTAgaaaggatttttccaccatccTTTTTTAATGTGATGGTACATCTAGCTGTTCATTTGGTTAGCGAAGCGAAAATAGGAGGGCCTGTCCATTACCGGTGGATGTATCCTATAGAAAG GTATTTAGGAACTTTGAAATCCTACGTCCGAAATAGAAGTCGACCAGAAGGCTGTATTGCTGAAGG CCAACACCATAAAATGGTGAAGGAGCAAAATCCATGTGCTGGAAAACATGTCATTGAGCGTATTCATTGTGAGAACTTTGCAGATTGGTTTTCGGACCAT GTTAAACAGATTCAAGTGGCTGATGGTGTTGACATCTCCAAAGATTTGAAACTTCTGGCTAGGGGTCCAAATAATGTGGGGAGAACATATCAAAAGATTCTTGTCAATGGCTTTCGCTTCCATACAAGACAATTAGAATCTCAGAGGAAAACTCAGAATAGTGGGGTTCTTGTCAATGCAACAACATCAAGCTTTTCGAGTACTAAAGATAATAATCCAATTTTAAGTGACTTGGCTTACTATGGTATTTTGACGAATATCCTTGAGTTAAATTACACTGAAGGCCGAACTGTCACCTTATTTGAATGTGATTGGATATCAAAAGGCAAAAGATTAAAGCAAGATGAGGATGGATTCACATTGGCCAACTTCAAGAATGTAAAGCCTCACCCTGAGCCATATGTGATAGC